From one Poseidonibacter antarcticus genomic stretch:
- a CDS encoding NUDIX domain-containing protein: MLLKKGYKIANFELKTPYLAADGIIKLYNDKEEFQGIVLIQRLNEPKGIAIPGGFVDIGESVEQAVVREMKEEVTLDVKIEQLLGVYSNPNRDVRFHCVSCVFICKAYGIPKAADDAKEVYIYKLEDIPYEKLVFDHSDILKDFIKNLNLEK, encoded by the coding sequence ATGTTATTAAAAAAAGGATATAAAATCGCAAATTTTGAATTAAAAACACCCTATTTAGCAGCAGATGGAATAATAAAACTTTATAATGATAAAGAAGAATTTCAAGGTATAGTTTTAATACAAAGATTAAATGAACCAAAAGGGATAGCAATTCCTGGTGGCTTTGTTGATATTGGAGAAAGTGTAGAACAAGCAGTTGTAAGAGAAATGAAAGAGGAAGTTACACTTGATGTAAAAATCGAACAACTTTTAGGTGTATACTCAAACCCTAATAGAGATGTAAGATTTCATTGTGTTTCATGTGTTTTTATATGTAAGGCTTATGGAATACCAAAAGCTGCCGATGATGCAAAAGAAGTATACATTTATAAATTAGAAGATATTCCATATGAAAAATTAGTTTTTGATCATAGTGACATTTTAAAAGATTTTATTAAAAATCTTAATTTAGAAAAATAA
- a CDS encoding CPXCG motif-containing cysteine-rich protein, producing MEEMNIQCPYCLQAITILLDTGVYEYTTLIDDCEVCCRPIEISYNVEDGVVSSISYTSMDGNEY from the coding sequence ATGGAAGAAATGAATATACAATGTCCATATTGCTTACAAGCAATTACTATCTTACTTGATACAGGTGTTTATGAATACACAACATTAATTGATGATTGTGAAGTATGCTGTAGACCTATTGAAATATCATACAATGTTGAAGATGGTGTAGTTTCAAGTATTTCTTATACTAGTATGGATGGTAATGAATACTAA
- a CDS encoding GGDEF domain-containing protein, which produces MNKKIIYQFTIISILLIVSISVLSFYSLKNNNIKIAVNSAEATAQVIKNGLTAYMIDKNMHRSDTFINSVASMKNINELWMVRNQSINKQFGLNEKKKPRDDIDKEVLKTGKTIYSFNDTLDKSFVRITIPYKAVWENGVDCTRCHNVLTGDTLGAISLEFDITNIKQSKFEELYLIPLIIFLGLLFIYFIFRKNLNQYLEIFENLTTSLTLAINGKFEKISYPQNLSTDVMTLMDKFNCLIVSLKETSTDIDKKLKGFIGKESNNESNSLEDSKKIITNLSALYQFKKEIEQDNTKEEIYNRISEILQNQFHISNFTFIEINTQKRKMEIVKQQGDTFYCRKHLEENPQQCRAVRTKNDVLSIDFHSSCAFFEEKEKFHYCLSNEIIENIQLVINFVLDSKEELEELKEKISYIKSYINESTPSIEVKLLMNALQESAFQDSLTGLYNRKFLEEHSKKLILQAKRENFNIGVLLLDMDHFKAVNDEYGHDIGDKVLKELSRILNETVRESDIVIRYGGEEFVILLVNVKTEEDAFNVAEKIRIRVQDNEIDIYAGTKLRKTVSIGLSMYPEDSSTFESVIKNADIALYEAKNQGRNQVVRFKTEQVSSVDLF; this is translated from the coding sequence ATGAATAAAAAAATTATTTATCAATTTACAATTATTTCTATACTTTTAATTGTTTCTATTAGTGTCTTAAGTTTTTACAGTTTAAAAAATAATAATATAAAAATTGCAGTTAATAGTGCAGAAGCTACTGCTCAGGTTATAAAAAATGGTTTAACTGCATATATGATAGATAAAAATATGCATAGATCTGATACATTTATTAATTCTGTTGCTAGTATGAAAAATATTAATGAATTATGGATGGTACGTAATCAATCAATAAATAAACAATTTGGACTAAATGAAAAGAAAAAACCAAGAGATGATATTGATAAGGAAGTATTAAAGACAGGAAAAACTATTTATAGTTTTAATGATACCTTAGACAAATCATTTGTTCGTATAACTATTCCCTACAAAGCCGTATGGGAAAATGGAGTAGATTGTACTAGGTGTCATAATGTTTTAACTGGAGATACTCTAGGTGCAATATCTTTAGAATTTGATATAACTAATATTAAACAATCTAAGTTTGAAGAGTTATATTTAATACCACTCATTATTTTTCTTGGATTATTATTTATTTATTTTATTTTTAGAAAAAATTTAAATCAATATTTAGAAATATTTGAAAATTTAACTACAAGCTTGACTTTAGCAATTAATGGTAAATTTGAAAAAATTTCATATCCTCAGAATCTATCAACTGATGTAATGACTTTAATGGATAAATTTAATTGCTTAATTGTTTCTTTAAAAGAAACTTCAACTGATATTGATAAAAAATTAAAAGGTTTTATTGGAAAAGAATCTAATAATGAGAGTAATTCTTTAGAAGATTCAAAAAAGATAATTACGAACTTATCTGCACTGTATCAATTTAAAAAAGAAATTGAACAAGATAATACTAAAGAAGAAATATATAATAGAATATCTGAAATATTACAAAATCAATTTCACATTAGTAATTTCACATTTATAGAAATTAATACTCAAAAAAGAAAAATGGAAATTGTAAAACAACAAGGAGATACTTTTTATTGTAGAAAACATTTAGAAGAAAATCCTCAACAATGTAGAGCAGTTCGAACAAAAAATGATGTATTATCAATTGATTTTCATTCAAGTTGTGCTTTTTTTGAAGAAAAAGAGAAATTCCATTATTGTTTGAGTAATGAAATTATAGAAAATATACAATTGGTTATAAATTTTGTATTAGATTCAAAAGAAGAATTAGAAGAATTAAAAGAAAAGATTTCTTATATCAAAAGTTATATAAATGAATCTACTCCTTCAATTGAAGTTAAACTTCTTATGAATGCTTTACAAGAATCAGCATTTCAAGATAGTTTAACTGGACTTTATAATAGAAAATTCTTAGAAGAACATAGTAAAAAATTAATTTTACAAGCAAAAAGAGAGAATTTTAATATTGGTGTTTTATTACTTGATATGGATCATTTCAAAGCTGTAAATGATGAATATGGCCATGATATTGGAGATAAAGTATTAAAAGAGTTATCTAGAATATTAAATGAAACAGTAAGAGAATCTGATATTGTTATAAGATATGGTGGTGAAGAATTTGTTATTTTACTTGTAAATGTTAAAACAGAAGAAGATGCATTTAATGTAGCTGAAAAAATAAGAATAAGAGTACAAGATAATGAGATTGACATATACGCAGGAACTAAATTAAGAAAAACAGTAAGTATAGGTTTATCAATGTATCCTGAAGATTCATCTACATTTGAATCTGTTATTAAAAATGCAGATATAGCCTTATATGAGGCAAAAAATCAAGGAAGAAATCAAGTAGTAAGATTCAAAACAGAACAAGTTTCAAGTGTTGACTTATTTTAG